In Pseudoalteromonas nigrifaciens, the sequence TTATAATTCTAAAAGCCAATAAAAATCCAATAATGTGAATAAAGAGGTAGCCCTTTAAACGAGTAAAGTATGTGTGTGAGGTGACTTTACGTAATAAGTTAATAAGGCAAGGCGCGAACTTAAAGTAAATAACTACTTAAAATGTATCTAGGGTGAATATATAAGTGCTTGCGACAAGTGTTAGTAAAAAATATAAAGCATTTTATAGACACAAATATTTTAATCGCATACTGGCAGTAATATGGCGTACTTTACTTGTTACTTGAGCGTCGTCTGGTACAATCAGTCGGTTAATCGTATGTAGTAGTGTGAATTAATTCGAGTGGGAATTGGATGAGAATTTTTAAAGCGAAAAGCCCAGCAGGATTTGCTGAAGAATACATAGTAGAGTCTATCTGGAATGGCGATTTTCCTCCTGGATCTATTCTACCTGCTGAGCGTGAACTCTCAGAGTTAATAGGTGTTACCCGAACGACGTTACGTGAAGTATTACAGCGATTGGCTCGAGATGGCTGGTTAACTATTAAACATGGTAAGCCAACAAAAGTGAATAACTTTTGGGAAACGTCAGGACTAAATATTCTTGAAACGTTAGCACGTCTTGATGAAGATAAAATGCCAGAGTTAACCGACCAGTTACTCTCTGCACGCACTAATATAAGCGCAATTTATACGCGTGCAGCTATAAAGTTAAATCCAGAACGTGTGATTGAAATTCTCTCACAAAGCGATGAGTTAGAAGACAGTGCGCAAGCATTTGCTGATTACGATTATAAAGTGCATCACGAGTTAGCTGTTGCAGGTAATAATCGTATTTACGTGCTTATACTCAATGGCTTTAAAGGATTTTATTCAAAAATAGGTTGTCATTATTTTTCAGATCCGGGGACGCGTGAGTTGGCTCGCCAGTTTTATAAAGACTTAACTAAATTGGCTGAAAACAGAGAACACGACGGTGCGATCATGATGATGCGTAAATATGGTCATCAAACCGGTGAAATTTGGCAACAAATTCGTGGCGATATGCCCAGCGACATAATGGATTAAACCTATTTTAAAAGCCTGCATTTGCAGGTTTTTTTGTGTCTTCATTTTATTAATACTTTATAACCAAGAAACTGAGCTAATAAAATAAACCCCACCACTTTTTAGTGTTCAGTATTATCGATGGGAGGAATCGTTAAATACGATTGTCATTTCGCACCAGTTCTCTCTAGAATAATAATAATTATATGTGCGCTAT encodes:
- the fadR gene encoding fatty acid metabolism transcriptional regulator FadR; its protein translation is MRIFKAKSPAGFAEEYIVESIWNGDFPPGSILPAERELSELIGVTRTTLREVLQRLARDGWLTIKHGKPTKVNNFWETSGLNILETLARLDEDKMPELTDQLLSARTNISAIYTRAAIKLNPERVIEILSQSDELEDSAQAFADYDYKVHHELAVAGNNRIYVLILNGFKGFYSKIGCHYFSDPGTRELARQFYKDLTKLAENREHDGAIMMMRKYGHQTGEIWQQIRGDMPSDIMD